One stretch of Halapricum desulfuricans DNA includes these proteins:
- a CDS encoding transposase, whose translation MPAEERERYNRLAELTTQTANTLIEQYWTLDHLSEIHESSHQAWKYFDEHEAFDEFNIYLPSRYKRCLLQKVGETLRSHADKRDAFQTIKPLLPDHKIRRIHTRRIKERLWESDEYLSSGYVDALINQLNAYYDVHGEYPDTYFDFQDCPEYSSGVLPYSADDGPTSGQAVKYQYDESTQQLTVELKTPDTLEADTWGDWTWTEYTLDGYDAFRELVEYGSLSAPSFQPNTSKRGTEYYELSFPVEVEHTDTPDDVKTVLAIDGGLRKDATAVVVDNEGEQLSTPYFIQNTERERMRNLNQERNQLNSKLAHLRRQGRDHTDHFKHIQSEYERVNNKLRHKREQLVHDVSNQILALAVVYDVDAIVHEDLRSLSPPRGDGQLSWELSSWARREIIESIKYRADIAGIHVERVYAGNTSRSCPRCGSTGHTTKSPDHDYEVWHGGHFRCDNSRCGFQADRDYVGAVNVARVFYAESDSLDSGFTSSYTGDSEIELAGRSAGSRPAFGNAPVAYTGQSRVTAGGGSAFIAPAVTLTGTKNNGSKSSVSSPAIHSYSRFVRDTAVCC comes from the coding sequence TTGCCAGCCGAGGAGAGAGAGCGATACAATCGACTCGCTGAACTCACCACGCAAACAGCGAACACGCTCATCGAGCAATACTGGACACTAGACCACCTATCTGAGATTCACGAATCCTCGCATCAAGCGTGGAAATACTTTGACGAACACGAAGCGTTTGACGAGTTCAATATCTACCTCCCTTCCAGATACAAACGCTGCCTGTTGCAGAAAGTCGGTGAAACCCTGCGAAGCCACGCCGACAAACGAGACGCTTTTCAGACTATCAAGCCGCTGCTTCCCGACCACAAGATTCGACGCATCCACACGCGACGAATCAAAGAGCGGCTCTGGGAGTCGGACGAATACCTGTCTTCGGGCTACGTAGATGCACTAATCAACCAGTTGAACGCTTACTACGACGTTCACGGCGAATATCCAGACACGTACTTTGACTTTCAAGACTGCCCAGAATACTCCTCTGGCGTGTTACCGTATTCAGCAGATGACGGGCCAACTAGCGGTCAGGCAGTCAAATACCAGTACGACGAATCCACGCAACAACTCACTGTCGAACTCAAAACCCCTGATACACTTGAAGCCGACACATGGGGTGACTGGACATGGACAGAATACACCTTAGATGGCTACGACGCCTTCCGCGAGTTAGTTGAATACGGGAGTCTCTCCGCTCCATCATTCCAACCCAACACGTCGAAACGGGGCACTGAATACTACGAGTTGTCGTTCCCCGTCGAGGTCGAACACACAGACACCCCTGACGACGTTAAAACTGTGTTAGCGATTGATGGCGGTCTTCGGAAAGATGCAACCGCTGTCGTCGTAGACAACGAAGGAGAACAACTCTCCACCCCGTATTTCATCCAGAATACGGAACGAGAGAGGATGCGGAATCTGAATCAGGAGCGCAATCAACTCAACTCGAAACTCGCTCATCTACGCCGACAGGGACGCGACCATACAGACCACTTTAAACACATTCAATCGGAGTACGAGCGAGTGAACAACAAGCTTCGGCACAAGCGCGAGCAACTTGTCCACGACGTATCCAACCAAATCCTCGCACTCGCCGTAGTGTACGACGTGGACGCTATCGTCCACGAAGACCTGCGGTCACTCTCACCACCACGGGGTGACGGACAGCTCTCATGGGAACTGTCATCATGGGCACGTCGAGAGATTATCGAGAGCATCAAATACCGCGCCGATATTGCGGGTATTCACGTTGAGAGAGTGTATGCAGGAAACACGAGTCGGTCGTGTCCTCGCTGTGGCTCGACAGGACATACAACGAAATCGCCGGACCACGACTACGAGGTCTGGCACGGCGGGCACTTCCGTTGCGACAACTCGCGGTGTGGCTTTCAGGCTGACCGTGACTACGTTGGCGCGGTCAACGTGGCCCGCGTGTTTTACGCGGAGTCGGACTCGCTAGACTCTGGTTTCACGTCTTCCTATACGGGAGACTCTGAAATCGAGCTAGCTGGCCGTTCCGCTGGCTCGCGTCCCGCGTTCGGCAACGCCCCCGTAGCGTATACTGGACAGTCGAGAGTGACTGCTGGTGGCGGGTCGGCGTTTATCGCGCCCGCTGTCACTCTGACAGGGACGAAAAACAATGGCAGCAAAAGTTCTGTGTCAAGCCCAGCGATACACAGTTACTCTCGCTTCGTGCGAGATACTGCTGTTTGCTGCTGA
- a CDS encoding DUF2080 family transposase-associated protein: MAEFTFQGEEAITKDVTKTGTGAHVFVPKEWLGEEVAVIRLSQDD; encoded by the coding sequence ATGGCCGAGTTCACATTCCAAGGCGAGGAAGCAATCACGAAGGATGTAACCAAAACAGGAACGGGCGCACACGTCTTCGTTCCGAAAGAATGGCTTGGTGAAGAAGTCGCCGTCATCCGACTATCCCAAGACGACTGA